A stretch of Planococcus citri chromosome 5, ihPlaCitr1.1, whole genome shotgun sequence DNA encodes these proteins:
- the LOC135846903 gene encoding ubiquinone biosynthesis O-methyltransferase, mitochondrial-like, producing MLMVRKFWRNFKHGYYPKYLQNHLFDVVESYNNSFDPTEIQWNSYYLERYWEKESRLCRVHWLHSMNNVRIPAIYETYFTPNHLTDYTKLKPREEFKKMKILDIGCGGGICSEALARLDFNVTGIDPDPHMIFVAELHAKEIPEMKGKQLKYIKTTVDDFHEENRGKYDAIVISEVLERLPHNKKRKFLEKCINCLKIDGDVFITTRNKTFSSLYRIFVFGLSNRCEFYYHVWSRGISTYLLKTHLTSCGCDVKHVKGLQYDGEDRSFRFTDDLDEWYFVHAVKKRLII from the exons ATGCTAATGGTACGAAAATTTTGGAG AAATTTTAAGCACGGCTATTAtccaaaatatttacaaaaccaTCTCTTCGATGTCGTCGAAAGCTATAATAACAGTTTTGATCCAACTGAAATCCAGTGGAATTCATACTACTTGGAACGTTATTGGGAAAAGGAATCTAGACTTTGTAGAGTTCATTGGTTACATTCGATGAATAATGTCAG AATACCAGCCATTTATGAGACATATTTTACTCCCAATCATTTAACCGATTACACCAAATTAAAACCGAgggaagaatttaaaaaaatgaaaatattagaTATTGGCTGCGGAGGAGGAATATGTTCCGAA GCTTTAGCTCGATTGGATTTCAATGTAACCGGTATAGATCCTGACCCTCATATGATTTTTGTAGCAGAACTTCACGCCAAAGAAATTCCAGAAATGAAAGGAAAGCAATTAAA gtACATTAAAACAACCGTAGACGATTTCCATGAAGAAAATCGGGGCAAATATGACGCGATAGTAATTTCTGAAGTTTTAGAACGACTTCCTCAtaataaaaagcgaaaatttctaGAGAAATGTATCAATTGTCTAAAA ATCGACGGTGATGTGTTCATCACGACtagaaacaaaactttttcttCCCTGTATAGAATCTTTGTATTTGGATTATCTAATAGATGCGAATTTTATTATCACGTTTGGAGCAGAGGAATCAGTACTTATTTATTGAAAACACATCTAACTTCTT gtgGTTGTGATGTAAAACATGTAAAAGGATTACAATACGATGGAGAGGACCGTTCGTTTCGTTTTACAGATGATCTCGACGAGTGGTATTTCGTTCACGCCGTCAAAAAACGACTAATCATATGA